In Chelmon rostratus isolate fCheRos1 chromosome 9, fCheRos1.pri, whole genome shotgun sequence, the following proteins share a genomic window:
- the irg1l gene encoding immunoresponsive gene 1, like: protein MISTLQKTIRPVWAVRGLHKSAVEVLKLPASEDTVTASYGRFISEVKPQHLSSVVLHRSKRMVLDSIGVGLIGSTTDVFELALQHCQHMYAPDDISSVYGRRGTRLSPTLAAFVNGVATHSMDFDDTWHPATHPSGAVLPAVLALSDMMPAKSKPSGQDFLLAFNVGLEIQGRLMRFSNEAHNIPKRFHPPSVVGTMGSAAACARLLSLDHSRCSHALAIAASLAGAPMANAATQSKPLHIGNASRLGLEAALLASRGLEASPLVLDAVAGVAGFNAFYEDYVPQPLESPNDNGHMFLLEEQDIGFKRFPAHLGMHWVADAAASIHKLLVGLNPGTVSPAQIQDILLRVPKSKYINRPFPDSEHEARHSFQFNACSALLDGEVTVQSFAPAAMMRPDLLALLSRVRVEHPQDNPANFNRMYGEVQVTLVGGDILTGRCDTFYGHWRNPLTNESLKKKFRNNAGEVLPPEKVERLIDVVEELERLQDCRALLSQLQ, encoded by the exons ATGATCTCCACATTACAG AAAACCATTAGACCAGTGTGGGCTGTCAGAGGGCTGCATAAGTCTGCAGTGGAAG TCTTGAAGCTGCCAGCCTCTGAGGACACAGTCACAGCCAGCTATGGGAGGTTCATCAGTGAAGTAAAGCCTCAGCACTTGTCCTCTGTGGTGCTCCACCGCAGCAAAAGAATGGTGCTGGACAGCATTGGAGTTGGTTTGATTGGCAGCACGACAGATGTGTTTGAATTGGCCCTGCAGCACTGCCAG CACATGTATGCtcctgatgacatcagctctgtgtACGGACGCAGGGGCACGAGGCTCTCGCCGACACTGGCAGCTTTCGTTAATGGAGTGGCG actCACTCCATGGACTTTGATGATACATGGCACCCTGCCACTCATCCCTCAGGAGCGGTCCTTCCTGCTGTGTTAGCACTCAGTGACATGATGCCTGCTAAAAGTAAACCGAGCGGCCAGGACTTCCTGCTGGCATTCAACGTCGGCCTTGAGATCCAGGGCCGACTGATGAGGTTCTCTAACGAAGCCCACAACATCCCCAAGAG GTTTCACCCTCCCAGTGTGGTGGGGACCATGGGAAGTGCAGCCGCCTGTGCTCGGCTCTTGTCTTTGGATCACTCCCGGTGCAGTCATGCCTTGGCTATAGCTGCTTCCCTGGCTGGGGCCCCAATGGCTAATGCTGCCACTCAGTCTAAACCCCTCCACATCGGTAATGCCTCACGTCTGGGGCTGGAGGCTGCTCTGCTGGCCTCACGTGGCCTAGAAGCGAGTCCTCTGGTCCTGGATGCTGTTGCTGGGGTGGCTGGCTTCAATGCATTTTATGAAGACTATGTGCCACAGCCTTTAGAATCACCAAATGACAATGGCCATATGTTCCTGCTCGAGGAGCAGGACATAGGATTCAAGCGCTTCCCCGCCCATCTGGGGATGCACTGGGTGGCAGATGCTGCAGCCTCGATCCACAAGCTTCTCGTGGGGTTAAACCCTGGCACTGTCTCCCCTGCTCAAATCCAAGACATCCTGCTCAGAGTCCCAAAATCTAAATACATCAACAGGCCTTTCCCTGACTCTGAGCACGAGGCACGCCACTCCTTCCAGTTCAATGCTTGCAGCGCTCTCCTGGATGGTGAGGTGACCGTGCAGTCCTTCGCGCCCGCTGCCATGATGCGCCCTGACCTGCTCGCCCTGCTGAGCCGTGTTCGCGTGGAGCATCCCCAGGACAACCCAGCTAACTTCAACCGCATGTACGGCGAAGTCCAGGTGACGCTTGTTGGCGGAGACATCCTGACGGGACGCTGTGACACCTTCTACGGGCACTGGCGCAATCCGCTGACCAATGAGAGCCTGAAGAAGAAGTTCAGGAACAACGCAGGGGAGGTGCTCCCCCCAGAGAAGGTCGAGAGGCTGATTGATGTGGTTGAGGAGCTGGAGAGACTCCAAGACTGCAGGGCCCTTCTCTCACAGCTGCAATGA
- the si:ch211-153b23.5 gene encoding glutamine amidotransferase-like class 1 domain-containing protein 3A, mitochondrial, with protein sequence MVKRVAVILSGCGVYDGTEVHEASAVLVHLSRADAKVQMFAPNVDQMHVVNHCEGKPTEEKRNVLQESARIARGDVADLAKLDVSAFDAVIFPGGFGVAKNLSDWAVKNKDCTIQPQVEKLIKAFHKAGKPLGMCCISPVLAAKILPSCELTVGQDKECEMWPYAQTAGAVKELGCKHVNTDVLKAHVDVKNKLVTTCAFMCNAPIHQVYDGIGVMVKETLKLA encoded by the exons ATGGTGAAGCGTGTTGCAGTCATTCTCTCCGGCTGTGGGGTCTATGATGGCACAGAGGTCCACGAGGCCTCCGCCGTCCTCGTCCATCTGAGTCGGGCTGATGCAAAA gTGCAGATGTTTGCTCCAAATGTAGATCAGATGCATGTTGTGAATCACTGTGAGGGGAAGCCTACGGAGGAGAAAAGAAACGTCCTGCAGGAAAGTGCTCGCATCGCCAGGGGAGACGTCGCCGATCTGGCTAAGTTAGATGTTTCAGCATTTGATGCCGTCATCTTCCCAG GGGGCTTTGGTGTGGCTAAGAACCTGAGCGACTGGGCAGTGAAGAACAAGGACTGCACCATCCAGCCACAAGTCGAGAAGCTCATCAAGGCTTTCCACAAAGCCGGAAAGCCGCTGGGCATGTGCTGCATCTCTCCCGTCCTCGCTGCCAAAATCCTGCCCAGCTGCGAGCTCACTGTGGGGCAGGACAAagagtgtgaaat GTGGCCGTACGCTCAGACGGCAGGCGCCGTGAAGGAGCTGGGCTGCAAACACGTCAACACGGATGTGCTGAAAGCGCACGTTGATGTCAAAAATAAGCTGGTCACCACTTGTGCGTTCATGTGCAACGCTCCCATTCATCAGGTTTATGATGGAATAGGAGTCATGGTTAAAGAGACACTGAAACTAGCTTGA
- the zgc:174917 gene encoding probable alpha-ketoglutarate-dependent hypophosphite dioxygenase: MEMITPMDELQEIYNQQGFLSALPVLDEMQLREARNAFSELEREFGEAYTQYSLHNVHLQYPWVSNLTKHPQILRVVKAILGPDVILLDSRFICKYPALKPDIEENDAQTKADGSGGENGLPYVAWHQDMRYWGIDGGPVLSVWLAFDDSLEENGALRVIPGSHCAGMLPHHQAIRPGNMLSVNQEIPEELVKADESVLCPLLAGQMSIHDGFLVHASDPNTSQKRRCGFVIRYVPTRAYPIHDPDRPRKFHATQLACGSDQFHHFSSKTI; the protein is encoded by the exons ATGGAGATGATTACACCCATGGATGAACTGCAAGAGATCTACAACCAGCAGGGCTTCCTCTCAGCGCTGCCTGTGTTGGATGAGATGCAGCTGAGGGAGGCCAGGAACGCCTTTTCTGAGCTGGAGAGGGAATTTG GTGAAGCGTACACCCAGTACAGCCTCCACAATGTTCACCTTCAGTACCCATGGGTAAGCAACCTGACCAAACACCCTCAAATCTTGCGAGTGGTCAAGGCCATCCTGGGCCCTGACGTCATCCTGCTGGACTCCCGCTTCATCTGTAAATACCCGGCGCTCAAACCGGACATCGAGGAGAATGATGCACAAACCAAAGCTGATGGGAGCGGAGGAGAGAATGGACTTCCGTATGTGGCCTGGCATCAGGACATGAG GTATTGGGGGATCGATGGTGGgcctgttctctctgtgtggcTCGCTTTTGATGACTCGCTGGAGGAGAACGGTGCCCTTCGAGTCATCCCAG GTAGCCACTGCGCTGGCATGTTGCCCCATCACCAAGCCATCCGCCCTGGAAACATGCTGTCAGTCAATCAGGAGATCCCAGAGGAGCTGGTGAAGGCTGATGAGTCTGTGCTTTGCCCTCTGCTAGCCGGCCAGATGTCT ATTCATGATGGATTCCTCGTCCATGCCAGCGACCCCAACACATCCCAGAAGAGGCGCTGCGGGTTTGTGATCCGCTATGTTCCCACCCGTGCATACCCGATACAT GATCCTGATCGTCCCAGGAAATTTCATGCGACACAGTTGGCCTGTGGAAGTGATCAGTTCCATCACTTCTCCAGCAAAACCATATGA
- the si:ch211-153b23.4 gene encoding uncharacterized protein si:ch211-153b23.4, with the protein MAQRSLHVSVGILGIAGGSLLLLVNDYGSTPEKNLIPYTALGILLLIIAALLAYTGVCRSLSHAQLFSSLCLTVSALWCGSGLVYILVGQGVLQPTELRSSLVPGLAAFTLALLIIASVAVVARKIVLFLLALGISLACAHQIAGLSAAGFGQSATAANYFIVCLVGLYFGSGRLLSTITQGKVEPPGTGLKSKADLKTEQSRSCVDAVSVGLVMNLLSASVLACPLLGVVPQLSVGHVPWLWTAGVFQLAMCVLFYRAMDTLAATFYGFTAVLKFAEGYSALLSFYSIEPYSPVPFPVVFSVLFSVLALFSCQKSLLEGLYQLFFVAYCISIAAQPQGFFQGGTQGVQAAIFVVSACMLLITTFNMVSTMMIPTGQGYFKALVTRVQGLTLRVHDKELHAPHLGYSKYADAEVLGHACSVLAAFAITATVGDRNPLSVLVLPWVVVAGGALQLLCGSVAFARGKTFESTVFILYGMMWTVWGLTRYGGLYGESRGFDLAVGIISFMLFNVLVTIAALFLSVAWFAYSFTFQLILISFLLHAVNALPYGYDIGVTIIFGLVSFYCFLAHIFNSTFQSPQIPLGRPLIKMSGVGGGADICPHVPARKATSVQQIAEIMKNGGICGMPTDTVYVLVAACNRPDAVIKAYKVKKQAEDRPMSLWISSIKQLEPVRHLLSPLLLDFMEAAWPSSISMVIPRGPWMDPFGLGDAAKHIGTPQSIAIRNPDCSVATHLINLVGPIAVTSANPTGEADTTHHNQVYAKLGSKVDGVLCDGASPENIASTVVDCTKIETGHIGFFRVGLIPKSKVLQIFEEVQQRHRHGHTNDAFEFDVHLPDTQRDRSSGGSESGRGSGDSAPSTVSSEQSPVLRNES; encoded by the exons ATGGCTCAGCGCTCGCTGCACGTGTCCGTCGGCATCCTGGGCATCGCTGGAG GTTCTCTCCTGCTTTTGGTGAACGACTATGGCAGCACACCTGAAAAAAACCTAATCCCCTATACTGCACTGGGGATTCTGCTCCTCATCATTGCCGCCCTCTTGGCTTATACAG gtGTCTGTCGCAGTCTGTCCCATGCccagctgttttcctctctgtgtctgaccGTCTCTGCCCTGTGGTGTGGTTCAGGTCTGGTGTACATCCTGGTGGGGCAGGGGGTGCTGCAGCCCACAGAGCTGAGATCATCACTGGTCCCGGGCCTGGCGGCGTTCACCTTAGCCCTGCTAATAATAGCCAGCGTAGCAGTCGTAGCGAGGAAAATAGTTCTTTTTCTCTTAGCTCTTGgcattagcttagcatgtgCCCATCAAATCGCCGGTTTGTCAGCTGCAGGTTTTGGTCAGTCTGCCACGGCTGCTAACTACTTTATCGTGTGTCTGGTGGGTCTTTACTTCGGGTCTGGACGCCTGCTGTCCACCATCACTCAAGGTAAAGTGGAGCCTCCGGGAACAGGCCTGAAGAGCAAAGctgacctgaaaacagagcagagtcGGAGCTGCGTTGATGCAGTGTCAGTAGGTCTGGTGATGAACTTGCTGTCCGCCTCTGTGCTAGCCTGTCCACTGTTAGGTGTGGTCCCCCAGCTCTCCGTCGGTCACGTCCCCTGGCTGTGGACAGCTGGAGTCTTCCAGCTTGCCATGTGTGTCCTCTTCTACCGCGCCATGGACACACTAGCTGCCACCTTCTATGGCTTCACTGCTGTGCTGAAGTTTGCAGAGGGCTACAGTGCTCTCCTATCATTTTACTCAATTGAGCCTTACTCCCCTGTCCCCTTCCCTGTTGtcttctctgtgcttttctcCGTCCTGGCTCTGTTCAGTTGCCAGAAGAGCTTACTGGAGGGGCTCTACCAGTTATTCTTTGTAGCTTATTGTATCTCCATCGCAGCCCAGCCTCAAGGCTTCTTCCAAGGAGGCACACAGGGTGTGCAGGCGGCTATATTTGTCGTCTCTGCCTGCATGCTTTTAATTACCACATTCAATATGGTCTCAACTATGATGATTCCAACAGGGCAGGGCTACTTCAAGGCTTTAGTAACAAGGGTGCAGGGTCTCACTCTCAGAGTTCATGACAAAGAGCTCCATGCGCCTCACCTGGGCTACTCCAAGTATGCAGACGCAGAGGTGTTAGGCCACGCCTGCAGCGTGCTGGCTGCTTTTGCCATCACAGCCACAGTTGGTGACAGAAAccctctgtctgtgctggttCTGCCCTGGGTGGTGGTGGCTGGAGGGGCACTCCAGCTGCTCTGCGGTTCAGTAGCTTTTGCTCGGGGCAAAACCTTTGAGAGCACAGTGTTCATTCTCTACGGGATGATGTGGACAGTGTGGGGGCTGACACGATACGGCGGCCTCTACGGTGAGAGCAGGGGCTTTGATCTGGCGGTCGGGATCATTAGCTTTATGCTGTTTAACGTTTTAGTGACAATCGCGGCGCTGTTCCTAAGTGTCGCCTGGTTTGCTTACTCCTTCACCTTCCAGCTCATACTTATTAGCTTCCTGCTGCACGCGGTAAATGCACTGCCTTACGGCTACGACATAGGAGTCACCATCATCTTTGGTCTCgtcagtttttattgtttcctgGCGCACATTTTCAACAGCACTTTCCAGTCCCCCCAGATCCCCTTAGGAAGACCTTTAATCAAGATGAGTGGGGTCGGGGGAGGCGCAGATATCTGTCCGCATGTACCAGCCCGCAAGGCCACGTCTGTCCAGCAGATTGCAG AGATCATGAAAAATGGGGGCATATGTGGAATGCCTACCGACACCGTCTATGTGCTGGTGGCAGCTTGCAACAGGCCCGACGCAGTCATCAAAGCATACAA GGTGAAGAAGCAGGCAGAGGACAGACCCATGTCTCTGTGGATCTCCTCCATCAAGCAGCTGGAGCCGGTGCGACACCTGCTGAGCCCTCTGCTCCTGGACTTCATGGAGGCTGCCTGGCCCTCCTCCATTAGCATGGTTATACCTAGAG GCCCGTGGATGGACCCCTTTGGGTTAGGAGATGCGGCCAAACACATAGGGACTCCACAAAGCATTGCCATCAGAAACCCAGACTGTTCTGTGGCCACACACCTCATTAATCTG GTGGGGCCCATCGCTGTAACCTCAGCCAACCCTACAGGCGAGGCAGACACAACTCACCACAACCAAGTTTATGCCAAGCTGGGCAGCAAG GTGGATGGAGTGTTATGTGATGGAGCCTCCCCAGAGAACATTGCATCTACTGTGGTTGACTGCACTAAGATTGAAACAGGGCATATTGGTTTCTTCAGAGTGGGTCTCATTCCTAAATCTAag GTTCTTCAGATCTTCGAGGAGGTTCAGCAGCGGCACAGACATGGGCACACGAATGATGCTTTTGAGTTTGATGTGCATctgccagacacacagagggacagaagTTCAGGAGGATCGGAGTCAGGAAGAGGATCTGGAGACTCAGCGCCATCCACAGTGTCATCTGAACAAAGTCCTGTCCTCAGAAATGAGTCATAG
- the si:ch211-153b23.3 gene encoding uncharacterized protein si:ch211-153b23.3 has protein sequence MATPDGFPASFYGEPGVLGILSNGISAFLVLLQNFNTAHTGNAPVGVENILAGVHLILIGGLCQLVAGLLSFRKYDHLSGTAFIGYAALWGSYGATRIFFGATADPPAHLSANLSNVLSNATTEIPIFLSLKESAIAGLVPYILLSFLIAFCSATVNYIMPFVFGALTATLIFEAVSLVASPWALVVSGVLELLILIFAIYGAAALLAKGLTQRLALKGFGTPLFNVLLLGTTNSTSAQSIGQEKKKNTKYAEPMALGVFCDTVASFIFAFYSFGYMKAFGLGAAWVSITIFGQLLSSYYAYLRQDCYHTTKFGLHATYWLIQAWDEFVVSVLVVENTRVVSGREAMVGNWFFVAAGLVLCVASLNTDVLELIHNMLFVVITVSTVPQIPPRGYYIFFGVACSLFTAASLYSTFSRLINTIAEKSLIPIGPQPVSTDQLKKALSCGRAKQGVQEARAHTDQGSDAMFYLSNGVAALSALHTRSSSTNPAFLHLTVPWVLISGAIIQAYVSRLQVTGGGRFGSVISSIYVVVWATWTWFRFAGELLQLSTEAAYGFTAGAIALLVINAFLMLIAAYRNLVLLFLTTIMEVVLVCFLLSTLQRLPYGLEIAMLAILSTICIYGALASLVNCIFSQRLLPMGPPLIKEEVKQESASVLPCPAVNSRLTSGLLKIAGILEEGGVCGIPTDTVYALAASCKNPQAIEKIYNIKDRPAEKPICICISNVEQLVAAKPPFSPLLWEFMRNVYPGGISCIVSKGDWLFRLGVGPAFDRVGTKDSIMIRVPDHTVTGHLCDITGPLAITSANPSGEADSTHHSMVINRLGHKIQGVLCDGDSNEVVASTVVNCLKIDEGTITIVREGCVPAVKVRQIFDRVKSTMV, from the exons atggCAACACCAGATGGGTTTCCAGCCAGTTTCTATGGTGAGCCAGGAGTGTTAGGCATATTATCCAATGGGATCAGTGCATTCCTCGTGCTTCTACAGAACTTCAATACAGCACACACCGGCAATGCACCAGTGGGAGTGGAGAACATACTTGCAG gTGTTCACCTCATCCTGATTGGTGGTTTATGCCAACTGGTGGCTGGACTGCTTTCCTTTAGAAAATACGATCATCTGAGTGGCACTGCCTTCATTGGCTATGCTGCTCTTTGGGGCAGTTATGGTGCCACCAGAATCTTCTTTGGTGCCACAGCTGATCCTCCTGCACATTTGTCTGCAAATTTGAGCAACGTGTTGTCGAATGCCACTACAGAGATCCCAATTTTCCTGTCACTGAAAGAGTCAGCGATCGCTGGTCTGGTGCCCTATatccttctgtcctttctcaTAGCCTTCTGCTCTGCCACAGTCAACTACATCATGCCCTTTGTCTTTGGGGCCCTCACAGCCACCTTAATTTTTGAAGCAGTGAGTCTAGTAGCAAGCCCCTGGGCTCTCGTGGTCTCTGGGGTTCTAGAGTTACTCATTCTGATTTTTGCCATCTACGGAGCAGCTGCACTGCTCGCCAAAGGTCTGACTCAACGTCTAGCCCTCAAAGGCTTCGGGACCCCCCTCTTTAATGTTCTCCTGCTAGGGACCACCAACTCAACAAGTGCCCAGAGCATTGgccaagagaagaagaagaacacgAAATACGCAGAGCCCATGGCCCTGGGTGTCTTCTGTGACACTGTTGCCTCCTTCATCTTTGCGTTCTACAGCTTTGGGTACATGAAGGCCTTTGGGTTGGGGGCTGCATGGGTCTCAATCACCATATTTGGCCAGCTGTTGTCCAGCTACTACGCCTATCTACGTCAAGATTGCTACCACACTACTAAGTTTGGTCTTCATGCCACATATTGGCTGATCCAGGCTTGGGATGAGTTTGTGGTATCTGTTCTGGTTGTGGAGAACACTAGAGTGGTCTCAGGGAGGGAAGCAATGGTGGGGAATTGGTTTTTTGTGGCAGCGGGCTTGGTGCTCTGTGTGGCAAGCCTGAACACAGATGTTCTGGAACTGATCCACaacatgctgtttgttgtgatCACAGTCTCAACAGTCCCCCAGATCCCTCCACGGGGATACTACATCTTCTTTGGCGTAGCTTGCTCCCTGTTCACCGCGGCCTCCCTGTATAGCACTTTCTCACGTCTCATCAACACCATAGCAGAGAAGTCTCTAATCCCTATAGGACCACAGCCCGTCTCCACAGACCAGTTGAAGAAGGCTTTGAGCTGCGGCAGGGCCAAACAGGGAGTCCAGGAGGCACGGGCCCATACCGACCAGGGTTCAGACGCCATGTTCTACCTTTCCAATGGGGTTGCAGCTCTCTCAGCTCTTCACACAAGATCATCCAGCACAAATCCTGCATTCCTTCATCTGACTGTCCCTTGGGTCCTTATCTCTGGAGCCATCATCCAGGCCTATGTCAGCCGGCTGCAAGTCACAGGAGGGGGCCGTTTTGGGTCAGTCATCTCATCCATCTATGTAGTAGTGTGGGCCACCTGGACCTGGTTTAGGTTTGCAG GTGAACTGCTTCAGCTTTCCACAGAGGCAGCCTACGGTTTCACAGCAGGAGCCATTGCTCTCCTGGTCATTAATGCTTTCCTAATGCTGATTG CTGCCTATAGGAACCTAGTTTTGCTGTTTCTAACGACCATCATGGAGGTTGTTCTGgtctgtttcctcctttccACTCTGCAGCGACTGCCATATGGGCTCGAGA TAGCCATGCTTGCAATACTTTCAACAATTTGCATATATGGAGCTCTGGCGTCACTGGTGAACTGCATCTTCTCACAGAGACTGCTGCCTATGGGCCCTCCTCTAATAAAG gaggaggtgaagcaggagTCTGCTTCAGTGCTACCCTGTCCTGCGGTTAATTCACGGCTCACCAGCGGTCTCCTGAAGATCGCTGGCATCCTGGAGGAAGGAGGAGTATGTGGTATTCCCACAGACACTGTGTATGCGCTGGCCGCCTCCTGCAAGAATCCTCAAGCTATAGAGAAAATCTACAACATTAAA GACAGACCGGCAGAGAAGCCCATCTGCATTTGCATCTCTAATGTGGAGCAGCTGGTGGCAGCCAAGCCTCCCTTCAGTCCTCTGCTGTGGGAGTTTATGAGAAATGTGTATCCCGGAGGCATCAGCTGCATCGTCAGCAAAGGGGACTGGCTGTTCAGACTAG GAGTGGGACCAGCTTTTGACCGTGTCGGTACCAAGGACAGCATCATGATCCGCGTCCCTGACCACACCGTCACCGGCCACCTGTGTGACATCACTGGACCCCTTGCTATCACCTCAGCCAATCCCAGCGGAGAAGCAGACAGCACCCACCACAGCATGGTCATCAA TCGACTGGGACACAAGATCCAAGGGGTTCTGTGTGACGGGGACTCAAATGAAGTGGTTGCATCCACTGTGGTCAACTGCCTGAAGATCGACGAAg ggaCCATCACCATCGTGAGGGAAGGCTGCGTCCCTGCAGTAAAAGTCCGACAGATCTTTGACAGAGTGAAAAGCACCATGGTGTGA